In Phyllostomus discolor isolate MPI-MPIP mPhyDis1 chromosome 3, mPhyDis1.pri.v3, whole genome shotgun sequence, a single genomic region encodes these proteins:
- the SMIM27 gene encoding small integral membrane protein 27, translating to MKPVSRRTLDWIYSVLLLAIVLLSWGYVIYASTVAAGRQLKKKYPDKIFGNE from the exons ATGAAGCCAGTGAGTCGCCGCACCCTGGATTGGATTTACTCAGTG ttgctcCTAGCGATCGTATTACTCTCCTGGGGGTATGTTATCTACGCTTCAACAGTAGCGGCTGGACGACAGCTAAAGAAGAAATACCCAGACAAAATCTTcgggaatgaatga
- the NDUFB6 gene encoding NADH dehydrogenase [ubiquinone] 1 beta subcomplex subunit 6 isoform X2 — translation MTGYTPDEKLRLQQLRELRRRWLKDQELSPREPVLPPQRVWPMERFWNKFLQDQAPWKNLTKPYAIVERKPRIFPGDTILETGEVIPPMKEFPDQHH, via the exons ATGACAGGGTACACGCCAGACGAGAAACTGCGGCTGCAGCAGCTGCGAGAATTGAGACGGCGATGGCTGAAGGACCAGGAGCTGAGCCCCCGGGAGCCGGTGCTGCCCCCTCAGAGGGTGTGGCCTATGGAGAGATTCTGGAATAAGTTTCTTCAAGACCAGGCCCCGTGGAAGAACCTG ACAAAACCATATGCCATTGTTGAAAGGAAGCCCAGAATATTCCCA GGTGATACAATTCTGGAGACTGGAGAAGTAATTCCACCAATGAAAGAATTTCCTGATCAACATCATTAA
- the NDUFB6 gene encoding NADH dehydrogenase [ubiquinone] 1 beta subcomplex subunit 6 isoform X1, whose protein sequence is MTGYTPDEKLRLQQLRELRRRWLKDQELSPREPVLPPQRVWPMERFWNKFLQDQAPWKNLIYKTYRHSVLVFTHVLIPAWIIHYYLKYHVTTKPYAIVERKPRIFPGDTILETGEVIPPMKEFPDQHH, encoded by the exons ATGACAGGGTACACGCCAGACGAGAAACTGCGGCTGCAGCAGCTGCGAGAATTGAGACGGCGATGGCTGAAGGACCAGGAGCTGAGCCCCCGGGAGCCGGTGCTGCCCCCTCAGAGGGTGTGGCCTATGGAGAGATTCTGGAATAAGTTTCTTCAAGACCAGGCCCCGTGGAAGAACCTG ATCTATAAGACATACCGACACAGTGTCCTTGTTTTTACTCATGTACTTATACCTGCCTGGATTATTCATTATTATCTCAAATATCATGTGACT ACAAAACCATATGCCATTGTTGAAAGGAAGCCCAGAATATTCCCA GGTGATACAATTCTGGAGACTGGAGAAGTAATTCCACCAATGAAAGAATTTCCTGATCAACATCATTAA